One segment of Rhodopirellula baltica SH 1 DNA contains the following:
- a CDS encoding alpha/beta fold hydrolase gives MTAPKQPGIGMTISTAFPKPTLISINGVELEVFQAGQENAGNPIVLCHGWPEHAFSWRHQMSALATAGFHVIAPNQRGYGNSSCPTEVTAYDLEHLAGDLVALLDHFGYDDATFVGHDWGAMVVWGLTLLHPRRVNRVINLALPYQERGDKPWIEFLEELFGSDHYFVHFNRRPGVADTVLNENTSQFLRNLFRKNVPPAPPEPGMMMINLAKAETPRGEPLMNDDELAVFISAFESTGFTSSINWYRNLDRNWRLLADVNPIIQQPTLMIHGDRDIIPQFERLTEYVPNADVINLDCGHWIQQEQPGQTNQAILNWLTQQHGNQAGEQKP, from the coding sequence ATGACCGCCCCAAAACAACCAGGTATTGGAATGACTATCTCGACCGCTTTTCCCAAACCCACTCTGATTTCAATCAACGGTGTGGAACTTGAAGTCTTCCAGGCGGGTCAAGAAAACGCCGGAAACCCAATCGTGCTTTGTCACGGTTGGCCGGAACATGCATTCTCTTGGCGTCACCAAATGTCCGCGCTCGCCACAGCCGGATTCCACGTCATCGCGCCCAACCAGCGCGGCTATGGAAACTCATCGTGTCCCACCGAAGTGACCGCCTACGACCTCGAGCATCTGGCGGGAGACCTTGTCGCACTTCTGGATCACTTCGGATACGACGATGCGACCTTCGTCGGTCACGACTGGGGCGCGATGGTGGTTTGGGGGCTGACTCTGTTGCATCCTCGCCGCGTGAATCGAGTGATCAACCTCGCGCTGCCTTACCAAGAGCGTGGCGACAAACCCTGGATTGAGTTTCTGGAAGAACTCTTCGGGAGCGACCACTACTTCGTTCATTTCAACCGGCGTCCCGGGGTTGCGGATACAGTGCTGAACGAAAACACGTCCCAGTTCCTTCGCAACCTGTTCCGTAAGAACGTGCCGCCGGCACCCCCCGAACCGGGCATGATGATGATCAACCTTGCCAAAGCAGAAACGCCACGAGGCGAGCCGCTGATGAATGACGATGAACTGGCCGTCTTCATCTCCGCGTTTGAATCGACGGGATTCACCAGCAGCATCAACTGGTATCGAAACCTGGATCGAAACTGGCGATTGTTGGCCGACGTCAATCCAATCATTCAGCAGCCCACACTGATGATCCATGGCGACCGAGACATCATTCCCCAGTTCGAAAGACTGACCGAATACGTCCCCAACGCCGACGTGATCAACCTGGACTGCGGCCATTGGATCCAGCAAGAACAACCAGGGCAAACCAACCAAGCCATCTTGAACTGGCTAACGCAGCAACATGGCAATCAAGCAGGTGAGCAGAAGCCATGA
- a CDS encoding DUF1559 family PulG-like putative transporter codes for MITTPLHTRDRHSRGAFTLVELLVVIAIIGILVGLLLPAVQAAREAARRMSCSNQMKQIALATHNYESSFKCIPAMTGSSSYSVQARVLPFIEQAGLSELIDFEQPLLVGPPWAAAFNPNLRDAVETVVPTFLCASDAGDPKFSTTFADGATGFSGGLSYMFSYGSGTDTNYDDRYKTDGMVWENSWAKFRDCLDGTSQTVLLAETVMGDQTSGLTEPTPAGPHRRIANWSGTSGNTAPNPGFLDGGTLILNPDLETVFPTKISSYTGNRGSTWIRGVPYATVINGYMTPNSRIPDVGMHGRGFYSSRSYHTGGSMHAMLDGSVHFMTDSIDRTLYHALFSRDGREVVQWP; via the coding sequence ATGATAACCACACCACTCCACACGCGTGACAGACATTCTCGCGGTGCGTTCACACTGGTCGAATTGCTGGTGGTCATCGCCATCATCGGCATCTTGGTCGGTTTGCTCCTTCCTGCCGTTCAGGCCGCCCGCGAAGCGGCACGACGAATGTCATGCAGCAACCAGATGAAACAGATTGCACTGGCGACCCACAACTATGAGAGCTCGTTCAAGTGCATCCCTGCCATGACGGGATCAAGCAGCTATTCCGTGCAAGCTCGAGTCCTGCCATTCATCGAACAAGCTGGCCTGAGCGAACTGATTGACTTTGAGCAGCCACTGCTGGTCGGGCCTCCGTGGGCCGCAGCGTTCAACCCAAATCTCCGTGATGCGGTTGAAACCGTCGTGCCGACATTTCTTTGTGCGAGCGACGCTGGCGATCCAAAGTTCAGCACCACCTTTGCCGACGGGGCAACTGGATTCTCCGGCGGACTGAGCTACATGTTCAGCTACGGCAGCGGCACAGATACCAACTACGACGATCGCTATAAAACCGACGGAATGGTTTGGGAAAACTCGTGGGCGAAATTCCGTGACTGCTTGGACGGTACCAGTCAAACGGTTCTGTTGGCCGAAACGGTCATGGGCGACCAGACCAGCGGCTTGACCGAGCCCACGCCCGCCGGTCCACATCGCCGAATCGCAAATTGGAGCGGTACCAGCGGCAACACCGCACCCAACCCCGGATTTCTCGATGGCGGAACGCTGATTCTGAATCCTGATTTGGAGACGGTATTCCCAACGAAAATCAGCTCGTACACCGGTAACCGCGGCTCAACTTGGATTCGAGGCGTTCCGTACGCCACGGTGATCAATGGGTACATGACGCCTAATTCGAGAATCCCCGACGTCGGCATGCACGGCAGAGGCTTCTATTCGTCGCGGTCGTATCACACCGGCGGATCGATGCACGCGATGCTTGATGGCAGCGTTCATTTCATGACGGATTCAATCGACCGGACCTTGTATCACGCGTTGTTCTCGCGAGACGGACGGGAGGTTGTCCAGTGGCCGTGA
- a CDS encoding SDR family NAD(P)-dependent oxidoreductase, whose amino-acid sequence MDLRLNDKTALITASSGGIGMAIAKRIAAEGATTIINARSTSSVEKAINEIQKELPDAKLVGLVADNGTAEGIATTTDEHPNVDILINNLGIFEPVDFFDLTDDQWNEIFEINVMSGVRLARHYLKRMLDQNSGRIVFISSESAIVPSPEMAHYAMTKTAQLTLSRSLAQLTQGTNVTVNSVLPGSTATPGVQKFVGDLFPDEEYESAEKRFMAENRPTSLIQRLIDPDEIASLVAFVSSPLASAINGAALRSDGGIVPTIA is encoded by the coding sequence ATGGACTTACGACTCAACGACAAAACAGCACTGATCACGGCTTCCTCCGGCGGAATCGGCATGGCCATTGCCAAAAGAATCGCGGCAGAAGGAGCGACGACGATCATCAACGCTCGCAGCACATCGAGCGTTGAGAAAGCGATCAATGAGATCCAAAAGGAACTGCCGGATGCGAAGTTGGTTGGACTGGTCGCCGACAACGGAACCGCGGAAGGCATCGCGACAACGACGGATGAACATCCCAACGTCGACATTCTCATCAACAATCTCGGTATCTTTGAGCCGGTGGATTTTTTCGACCTGACCGACGATCAATGGAACGAGATCTTTGAGATCAACGTGATGAGCGGCGTGCGATTGGCCCGGCACTATTTGAAACGTATGCTCGATCAAAACTCCGGACGGATCGTGTTCATCAGCAGCGAATCGGCGATCGTGCCTTCACCAGAAATGGCGCATTACGCGATGACGAAAACCGCCCAACTCACTCTTTCGCGAAGTCTTGCCCAACTCACGCAAGGAACGAACGTAACCGTGAATTCAGTCTTGCCAGGTTCGACAGCGACACCGGGCGTCCAGAAGTTTGTCGGTGATCTGTTTCCAGACGAAGAGTATGAGTCAGCCGAAAAGCGATTCATGGCGGAGAACCGTCCCACCTCGCTGATCCAACGACTGATCGATCCCGATGAGATCGCAAGCCTCGTCGCGTTTGTCTCCAGCCCGCTCGCTTCGGCCATCAACGGTGCCGCTCTGCGAAGCGATGGCGGCATCGTTCCAACGATCGCTTAA
- the ribH gene encoding 6,7-dimethyl-8-ribityllumazine synthase → MPSIDGTTGNLPSGRVAIIASRYNANICDSMVQAALQSLSDAGIPEDKQWLIRVPGAWELCWAVEQAFQHADVIGAITLGCVIKGETTHDEHINRAVSDTLMEQAVRSGRPVGFGLLTCNTVEQAIQRSGGAVGNKGHEAADAMLEMLRLQTKMR, encoded by the coding sequence ATGCCTTCCATTGATGGAACCACCGGTAACTTGCCCAGCGGACGCGTTGCGATCATCGCAAGCCGCTACAACGCGAACATTTGTGACTCGATGGTGCAGGCGGCTTTGCAATCGCTGAGCGACGCCGGCATCCCTGAAGACAAGCAATGGTTGATTCGTGTACCAGGTGCTTGGGAGTTGTGTTGGGCGGTGGAGCAAGCGTTTCAGCATGCTGACGTGATCGGTGCGATCACGCTCGGTTGCGTGATCAAAGGCGAAACCACTCACGACGAACACATCAATCGCGCCGTCAGTGACACGTTGATGGAGCAAGCGGTTCGAAGCGGTCGTCCGGTGGGCTTTGGTTTGCTGACATGCAATACCGTCGAACAGGCGATCCAGCGCAGCGGCGGAGCGGTGGGCAACAAAGGCCACGAGGCCGCTGATGCGATGCTGGAAATGCTGCGTTTGCAAACCAAAATGCGTTGA
- a CDS encoding putative glycoside hydrolase — MSGFPLITLEKTTGSRTHGSTEAGSLAAAKAIKSVNEDTCVLYYRNVMCNYSGYKTNDGLRDIPGAFLQGKDGNRKLHRGVREIYDLSNPDVRRWWVDHCVEMASHDEIDGIFLDGNIKALEPAYLRAEIGAEKKQEVTDGYFSMMQDLKDRIPPHKMLLANVIRARLTDSGLDTMRYFDGSYLEGIESQANGLTRVEYLAKGIDAVQSAARQGKIIAMSIGLGDAALTGLKIDDSRKKVARGANIQPRLEYCLALFLICAEKYSYFLPHDGYSVNNNDSAV, encoded by the coding sequence TTGAGCGGATTCCCTTTGATCACGTTGGAGAAGACCACGGGGAGTCGGACTCATGGATCCACCGAGGCGGGGTCTCTCGCGGCAGCCAAAGCGATCAAGTCTGTTAACGAGGACACGTGTGTTCTGTACTACCGAAATGTCATGTGCAACTATTCCGGCTACAAGACCAATGACGGGTTGAGGGACATTCCCGGAGCCTTCCTGCAGGGCAAAGACGGCAACCGAAAGCTGCATCGTGGCGTTCGGGAAATCTACGACCTGTCTAATCCTGATGTCCGTCGATGGTGGGTCGATCACTGCGTGGAAATGGCAAGCCACGATGAGATCGACGGGATCTTTTTGGATGGCAACATCAAAGCCCTTGAGCCAGCCTACCTTCGTGCGGAGATCGGAGCCGAGAAGAAGCAGGAAGTTACCGACGGCTACTTCTCGATGATGCAAGATCTGAAGGACCGGATTCCACCCCACAAGATGCTGTTGGCCAATGTCATCCGAGCCAGGCTGACAGATTCTGGCTTGGACACGATGCGGTACTTTGATGGATCTTACTTGGAAGGCATTGAGAGCCAGGCCAATGGCCTGACACGGGTGGAGTATTTGGCGAAAGGGATCGATGCCGTTCAGTCCGCGGCGCGTCAGGGGAAGATCATCGCCATGTCGATTGGCCTGGGTGACGCGGCGCTCACAGGGCTGAAGATTGATGACAGTCGCAAGAAAGTGGCACGGGGCGCCAACATCCAGCCACGTCTGGAGTATTGCTTGGCGCTGTTCTTGATCTGCGCCGAAAAGTACAGCTACTTCCTTCCTCATGATGGATACAGCGTGAACAACAACGACAGCGCCGTGTGA
- a CDS encoding SGNH/GDSL hydrolase family protein: MSTKKTSLRLRRRLLFSIALIVFVGVPAYVEFKLRRPVGDGPAGPAIDAEPFASTWTDHRVHLLGIGDSVTRGLGAKSNSHSYFERLRVNPKDEWPDMEGKHLTAVLPNLSASNVAISGSTSLDHERIIETELEPFPDDVFGLVVMTSGGNDLIHSYGRRPPEEGAMYGASLEQSQPWIDAFESRLSRMLRSISDRFPAGCQIFLGDIYDPTDGVGDAPSIFLPDWPDGLAIHAEYNSVIGRVANQFDHVHVVPLHQTFLGHGSHCRQFWRSTYEWNDPTYWFYTNIEDPNDRGYDAIRRVSLRAIVDQRHSLAALNEQTPEQGLEKDIDPASVDRVGLLQSEIETKLVGMPSHSNLASTD, encoded by the coding sequence ATGAGTACGAAGAAAACCTCATTGCGTCTGCGTCGACGTTTGCTGTTCAGTATCGCGCTGATCGTCTTTGTTGGCGTCCCCGCGTACGTGGAATTCAAGCTTCGTCGACCGGTTGGAGACGGGCCAGCGGGGCCCGCAATTGATGCCGAACCGTTTGCGAGCACTTGGACGGATCATCGAGTTCATTTGTTGGGGATTGGTGACAGTGTCACGCGTGGTCTCGGTGCGAAGTCGAATTCGCATTCCTATTTCGAACGGCTGCGTGTCAACCCAAAGGACGAATGGCCGGACATGGAAGGCAAGCACCTGACCGCGGTTTTGCCGAATCTGTCCGCTTCCAATGTCGCAATCTCCGGTTCGACTTCGCTGGATCACGAACGCATCATCGAGACCGAATTGGAGCCCTTTCCCGACGATGTGTTTGGATTAGTGGTGATGACCTCCGGCGGGAATGATTTGATCCACAGCTATGGTCGCCGCCCGCCGGAAGAAGGAGCCATGTACGGTGCATCGCTTGAACAATCTCAACCGTGGATCGACGCATTCGAATCTCGTTTGAGTCGGATGTTGCGGTCTATCAGCGATCGCTTTCCCGCCGGATGCCAGATCTTTTTGGGCGACATCTATGATCCGACGGACGGTGTTGGTGATGCACCCAGCATTTTCCTCCCCGATTGGCCCGATGGTTTGGCCATTCATGCGGAGTACAACAGCGTCATTGGACGTGTTGCCAATCAGTTCGACCACGTTCACGTCGTTCCGCTACATCAGACATTCCTGGGGCACGGCTCGCATTGCCGCCAATTTTGGCGGAGCACATACGAATGGAACGACCCGACGTATTGGTTTTACACCAACATCGAAGATCCCAACGATCGCGGCTATGACGCGATTCGAAGGGTGTCCTTACGTGCCATTGTCGATCAACGGCATTCGCTAGCTGCCCTGAACGAGCAAACGCCGGAGCAAGGCCTTGAGAAGGACATTGATCCGGCGTCGGTCGATCGCGTGGGGCTGCTTCAGTCAGAGATCGAAACCAAGCTGGTTGGCATGCCTTCGCATTCAAACTTGGCTTCCACTGATTGA
- a CDS encoding succinylglutamate desuccinylase/aspartoacylase family protein codes for MFPPKLFPDVEPEPGERLNTEMAISESYSSRNITIPIHVRRGIHDGPRVFVTAALHGDELNGTGAIRHLLSDASWELHSGTLILVPVLNILGYERHSRYLPDRRDLNRCFPGSKTGSMSSRMARTIFDQLIEPCDFGIDLHTAAVRRTNYPNARADLSNPKCAEMAEAFGAGIILDAPGPEGSLRRSATDRGVPTIVVEGGEVWRMESAVIDCMTRGVLNVLRKLEMVDGEIDVPIKQTVISHTKWIRAERGGLMQMHVAPGETVKKDQPLATNCSLLNEGQNQLLAPFSGVVLGASTLPSVKPGEPVVHIGKLGTRKQTNAYEKRSENDSVQQDAIEQFSSSVHVIAPESINTDETDS; via the coding sequence ATGTTCCCTCCCAAACTGTTTCCCGACGTCGAACCTGAGCCCGGCGAGCGTCTCAACACAGAGATGGCGATTTCGGAGTCGTACAGCAGCCGGAACATCACGATCCCTATTCACGTCCGGCGCGGCATCCATGATGGGCCGCGAGTGTTTGTCACCGCGGCACTGCACGGCGATGAACTCAACGGGACCGGAGCAATCCGGCATCTCCTCTCCGACGCTTCGTGGGAACTTCATTCCGGAACGCTGATTCTGGTTCCGGTCCTCAATATCCTTGGGTACGAGCGTCACTCTCGTTATCTACCCGACCGTCGCGATTTGAATCGCTGTTTTCCCGGGTCAAAGACGGGAAGCATGTCCTCGCGGATGGCTCGGACCATCTTTGACCAGCTGATCGAACCGTGCGATTTCGGAATCGACTTGCACACCGCCGCCGTTCGTCGCACCAACTATCCAAATGCTCGAGCGGACTTGTCCAATCCGAAGTGTGCTGAGATGGCAGAGGCATTCGGCGCAGGGATCATCCTGGATGCTCCCGGGCCGGAAGGCTCGCTTCGCCGATCAGCGACTGATCGCGGCGTTCCCACGATCGTCGTCGAAGGCGGTGAAGTTTGGCGAATGGAATCCGCCGTCATCGACTGCATGACGCGTGGTGTCCTCAACGTGCTTCGGAAACTGGAGATGGTCGACGGCGAAATTGATGTGCCGATCAAGCAAACAGTCATCAGCCACACCAAATGGATTCGTGCCGAGCGTGGCGGTCTGATGCAAATGCATGTTGCACCGGGAGAAACGGTCAAGAAAGATCAACCACTGGCAACCAATTGCAGCTTGCTCAACGAGGGCCAGAATCAATTGCTTGCACCATTTTCCGGTGTGGTGTTGGGGGCCAGCACCTTGCCATCAGTCAAGCCTGGTGAGCCCGTCGTCCATATCGGCAAGCTAGGGACTCGGAAGCAGACGAATGCTTATGAAAAACGCTCAGAGAATGATTCCGTTCAACAAGACGCGATTGAACAGTTCTCATCAAGCGTTCATGTCATCGCGCCCGAGTCAATCAACACGGACGAAACGGATTCCTGA
- a CDS encoding zinc-ribbon domain-containing protein, with product MLAEDSIVALFPDVAVEFHPTKNGDARPEQFAPKSNKRLWWRCRTDPSHEWESEVANRTEGSQCPQCRKLNNSLARKSPQLAAEWHPTKNGSLTPEMFSSSNPERVWWQCRENPEHEWRAAIETRKRGKGSCPVCRSGTFRAANSSSGKVATRRGLNETAPELLDYWHPTKNGTTTPESVSHGSKEKVWWQCPKDPSHEWQDPIKKVHGRQRKCLMCVSPMRQGVVRAEESFGHTYPELLAEWHPTLNPGIDPMTVSPGSSKKMMWQCSNEPEHVWQAHVFRRTKGAGCPFCSGLRADSKTCLAAVDAEIAATWHPTQNGDVTPADVTRQSATKRWWICDVNSEHVWLESVQNRVNRRQCPECNKLARKGKLENALARAISENVTSYATFTDSIDSLSRLALLESPDAALQQVLYRQVFAGVVASMETYLSDTFINTVVGCKVLRNRFARATPDFADRKYKLDEVIDWEIHSQTVVKKYLVDQVFHNLPKVEPLFKKVLKVKFPTGDAFADLQRIVNARHNIVHRNGRTKKGRVLSLTVPEIDSAISKVRNFVEDIDSQVAETPWKPHRSTEDR from the coding sequence GTGCTTGCCGAGGATTCAATCGTTGCGTTGTTTCCCGACGTTGCTGTTGAATTTCATCCGACCAAGAACGGTGACGCGCGACCGGAGCAGTTCGCGCCGAAGTCGAACAAACGCCTTTGGTGGCGATGTCGGACTGACCCGTCGCATGAGTGGGAATCTGAAGTTGCCAATCGAACCGAAGGCAGCCAATGTCCCCAATGTCGGAAACTCAACAATTCGTTAGCTCGCAAGTCTCCACAATTGGCAGCGGAATGGCATCCAACGAAAAATGGCTCGCTGACGCCAGAAATGTTTTCCAGTTCCAATCCTGAGAGAGTTTGGTGGCAATGTCGTGAAAACCCAGAGCATGAGTGGAGGGCTGCCATCGAAACCCGAAAGCGTGGCAAAGGTAGCTGTCCGGTGTGTCGCTCAGGAACTTTTAGGGCGGCGAATTCATCATCAGGAAAGGTCGCTACACGGCGGGGATTGAACGAAACTGCCCCAGAGCTGTTGGACTACTGGCATCCAACGAAGAACGGGACAACAACACCGGAAAGCGTTTCTCATGGTTCTAAAGAGAAGGTGTGGTGGCAGTGTCCCAAAGATCCTAGCCACGAGTGGCAGGATCCGATCAAAAAGGTTCACGGTCGACAGCGAAAGTGCTTGATGTGTGTTAGCCCAATGAGACAAGGTGTCGTTCGAGCAGAAGAGTCGTTCGGTCACACCTATCCTGAGCTTCTTGCCGAATGGCATCCTACCCTTAATCCTGGCATTGATCCGATGACCGTGTCGCCGGGTAGTTCTAAGAAAATGATGTGGCAATGTTCCAATGAGCCAGAGCATGTCTGGCAAGCTCACGTTTTTCGTCGCACCAAAGGTGCGGGCTGTCCTTTTTGCAGCGGTTTGCGAGCTGATTCAAAAACTTGCTTAGCTGCAGTAGACGCCGAGATTGCTGCGACATGGCATCCGACCCAGAACGGTGACGTGACTCCCGCCGACGTTACTCGTCAGAGCGCAACCAAACGATGGTGGATATGTGATGTCAACTCCGAGCACGTTTGGTTGGAGTCCGTCCAGAATCGCGTTAATCGCCGACAGTGCCCTGAATGCAACAAACTTGCTCGGAAAGGAAAACTTGAAAACGCCCTTGCCCGTGCGATTTCAGAAAACGTAACTTCCTACGCGACCTTCACTGATTCCATCGACAGCTTGTCGCGACTGGCTTTGCTTGAGTCGCCTGACGCGGCGTTGCAGCAGGTTCTGTATCGCCAAGTTTTCGCGGGTGTAGTGGCGTCGATGGAGACATATCTTTCGGATACGTTCATTAACACAGTGGTAGGTTGCAAGGTGTTGCGAAATCGCTTCGCCAGAGCAACTCCTGATTTCGCTGATCGTAAATACAAGCTAGACGAGGTAATTGACTGGGAGATCCACAGCCAAACGGTGGTCAAAAAATATCTCGTCGATCAAGTGTTTCATAACCTGCCAAAAGTTGAGCCACTGTTCAAGAAAGTTCTGAAGGTCAAGTTTCCGACCGGAGACGCATTTGCCGATTTGCAGAGGATCGTGAATGCACGGCATAATATCGTTCATCGCAATGGACGCACAAAGAAGGGGCGGGTTCTTTCGCTTACCGTTCCGGAAATTGATTCCGCAATCTCCAAGGTCCGTAACTTCGTGGAAGATATTGATTCGCAAGTGGCAGAGACGCCATGGAAACCACATCGATCCACAGAGGATCGTTGA
- a CDS encoding SDR family oxidoreductase produces MMKIAITSASGQLGAAIVEASVKLVGGDNVIGLARTPEKASSLGIEIRPGDYNSPADLENSLQGIDYLLLVSGMDAPEKRIQQHRNVIEAAKRAGVSKIVYTSIQGAEQGTAFSPVVQSNRQTESDVRDSGLAWVIGRNGIYIEPDVEYIDQYKERGEVANCAGDGKCGYTTRSELADAYAKMLTESKHNGQVYNLHGEAITQQQLTTYLNETFGTDLRYRPMSVDEYRADRTAELGEFLGEIIAGIYEGIRNGAVDNESHFAQASGREHLDWKTYFDQLKR; encoded by the coding sequence ATGATGAAGATTGCAATCACTTCCGCCAGCGGTCAACTGGGTGCTGCCATTGTGGAAGCTTCCGTCAAACTGGTCGGCGGCGACAATGTGATCGGATTGGCACGAACGCCGGAAAAAGCTAGCTCGCTCGGCATCGAAATCCGTCCTGGCGATTACAACTCGCCGGCGGACCTGGAGAACTCACTGCAAGGTATCGATTATCTCTTACTGGTGTCAGGGATGGACGCTCCCGAGAAACGCATCCAGCAACATCGCAACGTGATCGAAGCCGCCAAGCGTGCTGGTGTGAGCAAGATTGTTTACACCAGTATCCAAGGGGCCGAACAAGGAACTGCGTTCTCACCCGTCGTTCAAAGCAATCGCCAAACGGAGTCAGACGTCCGTGACAGTGGGCTCGCATGGGTGATCGGCCGCAATGGAATCTACATCGAACCCGACGTCGAATACATCGATCAATACAAAGAACGCGGCGAAGTAGCCAACTGCGCCGGTGACGGAAAGTGCGGCTACACGACGCGGTCGGAACTCGCAGACGCCTACGCGAAAATGCTGACGGAATCAAAGCACAACGGGCAGGTTTACAACCTGCACGGCGAAGCGATCACGCAACAACAGTTGACGACATATCTCAACGAAACGTTCGGAACTGATCTGAGATACCGTCCGATGTCAGTCGACGAATATCGCGCCGACCGAACTGCCGAACTGGGCGAATTCCTTGGGGAAATCATCGCGGGGATTTACGAAGGAATCCGCAATGGTGCGGTCGACAACGAAAGCCACTTCGCCCAAGCATCCGGGCGAGAGCATTTGGACTGGAAAACCTACTTTGACCAACTGAAGCGGTGA
- a CDS encoding ATP-binding protein yields the protein MTRLFIQFYCGVLLILISAWIIQAYVFRGTTEAQNISVIESALSGGALLARDEIAAGGLQNLDETVAKVQARFDYPVAVVDRSQRKLSTRLSQRLDDGEAVLSGESIEVALTGTSLLVELGPLPRFAGPRRSDILLGLGSVFLLVAIAIAILMRPIASQLRSVERTALAIADGDFSARIKDTRRRRSFPIVDAFNTMAERVESLLSSQKELLQAVSHEFRTPLARIKFATELVRSADNDEKRNQRVDSIDEATDKLDDLVAELLNYTRTDEQSQVAPRERVSAHKIAMDAIGQHAPLHPDIMFDGPIGSKDIDLVTYEAGLVRALGNLIGNAGKYAVSKVRVRITNESNRVQFLVEDDGPGIPIADRNFVFDPFHRLSGDSQPGTGLGLALVRRICRRLGGKVTIEDSPLGGAAFLIDLPQSLLPMPTRPLDN from the coding sequence ATGACTCGTTTGTTCATCCAGTTCTACTGCGGCGTGCTACTGATCTTGATCAGTGCTTGGATCATTCAAGCCTACGTGTTTCGTGGGACTACAGAAGCACAGAATATTTCGGTGATTGAGAGCGCGCTCAGCGGTGGTGCACTGCTGGCTCGCGATGAAATCGCCGCGGGCGGTTTGCAAAACTTAGACGAAACGGTTGCCAAAGTTCAGGCTCGGTTCGATTACCCGGTCGCGGTGGTCGATCGTTCGCAGCGGAAGCTGTCGACGAGATTGTCACAGCGTCTCGACGATGGCGAAGCGGTGTTGTCTGGAGAGAGCATCGAAGTGGCGCTCACTGGAACATCGCTGCTCGTCGAACTTGGTCCGCTCCCGCGTTTTGCCGGCCCTCGACGCAGCGACATTCTTCTCGGTTTGGGAAGTGTGTTTTTGTTGGTCGCCATCGCCATCGCGATTTTAATGCGGCCAATCGCGAGTCAGCTTCGCAGTGTGGAGCGAACGGCGTTGGCCATCGCGGACGGTGACTTCTCCGCGCGGATCAAAGACACGCGTCGTCGTCGAAGTTTTCCGATCGTGGACGCGTTCAACACGATGGCTGAACGAGTCGAATCATTGTTGAGCTCGCAAAAGGAATTGTTGCAGGCAGTTTCGCATGAATTTCGCACACCGCTGGCTCGCATCAAGTTCGCGACCGAATTGGTGCGATCTGCAGATAACGATGAGAAGCGAAATCAGCGAGTTGATTCGATTGATGAAGCCACCGACAAACTGGATGACTTGGTGGCCGAACTGCTCAACTACACTCGCACCGACGAACAATCTCAAGTCGCACCACGCGAGCGTGTCTCAGCTCACAAAATCGCGATGGATGCGATCGGCCAGCATGCTCCATTGCATCCCGACATCATGTTCGATGGGCCGATCGGCTCAAAGGACATTGACTTAGTGACGTACGAAGCTGGGCTGGTTCGGGCGCTGGGGAATCTCATTGGTAATGCTGGCAAATACGCCGTTTCAAAAGTCCGCGTTCGTATCACCAACGAATCCAATCGCGTGCAATTTCTAGTGGAAGACGACGGGCCAGGCATTCCCATTGCCGATCGCAATTTTGTGTTCGATCCTTTTCATCGACTCTCCGGTGATTCCCAGCCTGGCACGGGACTTGGGTTGGCGCTCGTTCGGCGGATTTGTCGCCGCTTGGGCGGCAAGGTCACCATCGAGGACAGTCCCTTGGGCGGAGCCGCGTTTCTGATTGATTTGCCGCAGAGTCTGCTGCCCATGCCAACCAGACCGTTGGACAACTGA